One stretch of Streptococcus australis DNA includes these proteins:
- a CDS encoding DegV family protein: MTWKIVADSGCDYRQLATPAIDTEFVSVPLTIQVADQVFIDDANLDIDHMMGTMYATSEASKSACPSPDDYLRAFEGAKHIFVVTITGALSGSHNSAQLAKNIYLEEHPDTQIHVIDSLSAGGEVDLIVEKINELIDQGLSFEEIVEAITAYQEKTKLLFVLAKVDNLVKNGRLSKLIGTVVGLLNIRMVGEASNTGTLELLQKARGPKKSLQAAYEELIKAGYAGGRIVMAHRSNEKFCQQLSERLLETFPQAKIRILPTSGLCSFYAEDGGLLMGYEID; the protein is encoded by the coding sequence ATGACTTGGAAGATTGTGGCTGACTCGGGTTGTGATTATCGTCAACTAGCAACTCCTGCTATCGATACTGAATTTGTTAGTGTTCCTTTAACCATTCAAGTAGCTGATCAGGTCTTTATTGACGATGCCAATCTCGACATTGATCACATGATGGGAACTATGTATGCGACTTCTGAGGCTTCAAAATCTGCCTGTCCTAGCCCTGATGATTACTTGCGTGCATTCGAAGGTGCCAAGCATATCTTTGTCGTTACCATCACTGGTGCTCTTTCTGGTAGCCATAACAGTGCACAGCTCGCTAAAAATATCTACCTTGAAGAACATCCTGACACTCAGATTCATGTTATTGATAGTTTATCTGCGGGTGGGGAAGTTGACTTGATTGTCGAAAAAATCAATGAATTGATTGATCAAGGACTTTCTTTTGAAGAGATTGTTGAAGCTATCACAGCCTACCAAGAAAAAACGAAGTTGCTCTTTGTCCTCGCCAAGGTTGATAACTTGGTAAAAAATGGCCGTTTGAGCAAACTTATCGGTACAGTCGTTGGTCTTCTCAACATTCGTATGGTCGGAGAGGCGAGTAATACTGGAACCCTAGAACTGCTCCAAAAGGCTCGTGGACCCAAAAAATCCCTTCAAGCAGCCTATGAAGAACTCATCAAGGCTGGTTATGCTGGTGGCCGTATCGTCATGGCTCACCGCAGCAATGAAAAATTCTGTCAACAATTGTCAGAACGCTTGCTGGAAACATTCCCCCAAGCTAAAATTAGGATTCTTCCAACATCTGGTCTATGCAGTTTTTATGCAGAAGATGGCGGACTTCTCATGGGATATGAAATTGACTAA
- a CDS encoding TetR/AcrR family transcriptional regulator produces MSERKISEKSLENLRKSNQESNFLTREAIETALLQLLEKKDLAKISISELVKRAGVSRAAFYRNYDSKEAILDSVFKRSVHNIMEQLSHYDVKTDLYLVWVHLFRAAKKEAKVIQLALDYHLERIFVQAMQEFLEKYHGKSKGVSSYLHSFWSSAIVSVLLKWIKDGMKVPAEKIADLRLPFFKK; encoded by the coding sequence ATGTCTGAACGCAAAATATCTGAAAAATCTCTTGAAAATCTCAGAAAATCAAATCAAGAATCCAATTTCTTGACCAGAGAAGCGATTGAGACTGCTCTTTTGCAACTTCTGGAAAAAAAAGACTTGGCTAAGATTAGTATTTCAGAGTTGGTCAAGCGGGCGGGTGTCTCTCGAGCTGCCTTCTATCGCAATTATGACTCTAAAGAAGCAATTTTAGACAGTGTTTTCAAACGCAGTGTTCATAATATCATGGAACAGTTGAGCCACTACGATGTTAAAACCGACCTTTATCTGGTCTGGGTTCACCTTTTCCGAGCAGCTAAGAAGGAAGCTAAGGTTATCCAACTTGCTCTGGACTACCACTTGGAAAGGATTTTTGTCCAAGCTATGCAGGAATTTCTGGAAAAATACCACGGAAAATCAAAAGGCGTCAGCAGCTATCTTCATTCCTTTTGGAGTTCTGCCATCGTATCGGTTCTACTCAAGTGGATCAAGGATGGCATGAAGGTTCCAGCTGAAAAGATTGCTGATTTGCGCTTGCCATTTTTCAAAAAATAG
- a CDS encoding deoxycytidylate deaminase: protein MTEKRLAWDEYFAAQALLIANRSTCKRAKVGAVLVKDNKVISTGYNGSVSGTEHCIDHECLVIEGHCVRTLHAEVNAILQGAERGVPKGFTAYVTHFPCLNCTKQLLQVGCERVVYINQYRMDDYAKYLYQEKGTELTHLPLETVQRAIQEANVI, encoded by the coding sequence ATGACAGAAAAAAGACTGGCTTGGGATGAGTACTTTGCGGCTCAAGCCTTACTAATTGCCAATCGTTCTACTTGTAAACGCGCCAAAGTAGGAGCTGTCCTAGTCAAGGACAATAAAGTCATTTCAACAGGCTACAATGGTTCCGTATCAGGAACGGAGCACTGTATCGACCACGAATGTCTAGTCATTGAAGGACACTGTGTCCGAACCCTTCACGCTGAGGTCAATGCCATTTTACAAGGAGCCGAACGAGGGGTTCCGAAAGGATTTACAGCTTATGTGACCCATTTTCCTTGTCTGAACTGTACCAAACAACTCTTACAAGTCGGTTGCGAACGTGTAGTCTATATCAATCAGTATCGTATGGACGACTATGCCAAATACCTCTATCAAGAAAAAGGGACCGAGCTGACGCATTTGCCGCTTGAAACTGTTCAAAGAGCTATCCAGGAAGCCAATGTCATTTAG
- the upp gene encoding uracil phosphoribosyltransferase, whose translation MGKLEVINHPLVQHKLSILRRTDTSTKAFRELVDEIAMLMGYEVLRDLPLEDVEIETPITKTVQKQLAGKKLAIVPILRAGIGMVDGLLSLVPAAKVGHIGMYRDEETLQPVEYLVKLPEDIDQRQIFVVDPMLATGGSAILAVDSLKKRGASNIKFVCLVAAPEGVKALQEAHPDVEIFTAALDERLNEHGYIVPGLGDAGDRLFGTK comes from the coding sequence ATGGGAAAACTTGAAGTCATTAATCATCCTCTGGTTCAACACAAATTGTCAATCTTGCGTCGTACAGACACTTCTACAAAAGCTTTTCGTGAGCTAGTAGATGAGATTGCAATGTTGATGGGATATGAAGTACTTCGTGATCTTCCACTTGAAGATGTGGAAATCGAAACACCAATCACAAAAACAGTTCAAAAACAATTGGCTGGTAAAAAATTGGCGATTGTCCCAATTTTGCGTGCAGGTATCGGAATGGTCGATGGACTATTGAGCTTGGTTCCAGCAGCAAAAGTTGGACACATTGGTATGTACCGTGATGAAGAAACCCTTCAACCAGTTGAATACTTGGTGAAATTGCCTGAGGACATTGACCAACGTCAAATCTTTGTAGTGGATCCAATGTTGGCAACAGGTGGTTCAGCTATCTTGGCTGTTGACTCCCTTAAAAAACGTGGGGCATCAAACATCAAGTTTGTCTGCCTTGTAGCTGCTCCAGAAGGAGTGAAAGCTCTTCAAGAAGCTCACCCAGATGTAGAAATCTTTACAGCAGCCTTGGATGAACGTTTGAACGAACATGGCTATATTGTCCCAGGTCTCGGAGATGCTGGAGACCGCTTGTTCGGTACCAAATAA
- the clpP gene encoding ATP-dependent Clp protease proteolytic subunit ClpP, translating into MIPVVIEQTSRGERSYDIYSRLLKDRIIMLTGPVEDNMANSVIAQLLFLDAQDSTKDIYLYVNTPGGSVSAGLAIVDTMNFIKADVQTIVMGMAASMGTVIASSGAKGKRFMLPNAEYMIHQPMGGTGGGTQQTDMAIAAEHLLKTRKTLEKILADNSGKSVEQIHADAERDYWMSAQETLEYGFIDEIMANNSLN; encoded by the coding sequence ATGATTCCTGTAGTTATTGAACAAACAAGTCGTGGAGAACGTTCATATGATATTTACTCCCGTCTTTTGAAAGACCGCATCATCATGCTGACAGGTCCAGTCGAAGACAATATGGCTAACTCAGTTATTGCCCAGTTGCTTTTCTTGGATGCCCAAGATAGCACAAAAGATATTTACCTTTATGTCAACACACCTGGAGGTTCTGTGTCAGCTGGTTTGGCAATCGTTGACACTATGAACTTTATCAAGGCTGATGTCCAAACTATCGTGATGGGAATGGCTGCATCTATGGGAACTGTTATTGCATCAAGTGGAGCAAAAGGCAAACGCTTCATGCTTCCAAATGCAGAGTACATGATTCACCAACCAATGGGTGGAACAGGTGGCGGTACCCAACAAACAGATATGGCAATCGCTGCAGAACACTTGCTTAAAACCCGTAAGACATTGGAGAAAATTCTTGCAGATAACTCTGGTAAATCAGTTGAGCAAATTCATGCAGATGCTGAACGTGATTACTGGATGAGTGCCCAAGAAACACTTGAGTATGGTTTCATTGATGAAATCATGGCTAACAATTCTTTGAACTAA
- a CDS encoding YlbG family protein gives MFEKTNRSGLIIYLYYNRDAKKLQEYGDVFYHSKKHRYLQLYVPTENLESLVEKLAKERFIKKVRPCHIQELETPFVGNLYREKENVII, from the coding sequence ATGTTTGAAAAGACAAACCGATCAGGATTAATCATCTATCTTTACTATAACAGAGATGCAAAAAAACTACAGGAATATGGAGATGTTTTCTATCATTCCAAAAAGCATCGTTACCTGCAACTTTATGTTCCGACTGAGAATCTAGAAAGCTTGGTTGAGAAATTAGCTAAGGAACGATTTATCAAAAAGGTAAGGCCTTGTCATATTCAAGAGTTAGAGACTCCCTTTGTTGGCAATCTCTATCGAGAAAAGGAAAACGTTATCATTTAA
- a CDS encoding ABC transporter substrate-binding protein translates to MKKKFALSFVALASVALLAACGEVKSGASNTTGNPVDEKTIKIGFNFEETGAVAAYGTSEQKGAQLAVDEINAAGGIDGKQIEVVDKDNKSETAEAASVTTNLVTQSKVAAIVGPATSGATAAAVANATKAGVPLISPSATQDGLTKGQDYLFIGTFQDSFQGKIISNYVTNKLNAKKVVLYTDNASDYAKGIAKAFRESYKGEIVADETFVAGDTDFQAALTKMKGKDFDAIVVPGYYTEAGKIVNQARGMGIDKPIVGGDGFNGEEFVQQATAEKASNIYFISGFSTTVEVSAKAKAFLDAYRAKYNEEPSTFAALAYDSVHLVANAAKGAKNSGEIKDNLAKTKDFEGVTGQTSFDADHNTVKTAYMMTMNNGKVEAAEVVKP, encoded by the coding sequence ATGAAGAAAAAATTTGCCCTATCTTTTGTGGCTCTTGCTAGCGTAGCTCTTCTCGCTGCCTGTGGAGAGGTTAAATCAGGAGCGTCAAATACAACTGGTAACCCAGTTGATGAAAAGACTATCAAAATCGGTTTCAACTTTGAAGAAACTGGTGCGGTTGCTGCCTACGGTACTTCTGAGCAAAAAGGTGCTCAGCTAGCGGTTGATGAGATCAATGCTGCTGGTGGTATCGATGGAAAACAAATCGAAGTTGTAGACAAAGACAACAAATCTGAAACTGCTGAAGCAGCTTCTGTTACAACAAACCTTGTTACCCAATCAAAAGTAGCAGCTATTGTAGGACCTGCGACATCTGGTGCAACTGCCGCAGCTGTAGCTAACGCTACTAAAGCTGGAGTGCCATTGATTTCACCAAGTGCTACTCAAGATGGTTTGACCAAAGGTCAAGATTACCTATTTATCGGAACCTTCCAGGATAGCTTCCAAGGGAAGATTATTTCTAACTATGTAACAAACAAATTGAATGCTAAAAAAGTTGTCTTGTACACAGATAACGCTAGCGACTATGCTAAAGGTATTGCCAAAGCTTTCCGTGAATCTTACAAAGGTGAAATCGTTGCAGATGAAACTTTCGTAGCAGGTGACACAGACTTCCAAGCAGCCCTTACTAAAATGAAAGGGAAAGACTTTGACGCTATCGTTGTTCCTGGTTACTACACTGAAGCTGGTAAAATCGTAAACCAAGCGCGTGGTATGGGAATTGACAAACCAATCGTTGGTGGTGATGGATTCAACGGTGAAGAGTTTGTGCAACAAGCAACTGCTGAAAAAGCATCAAACATCTACTTTATCTCAGGCTTCTCAACTACTGTAGAAGTTTCAGCTAAAGCAAAAGCCTTCCTTGATGCTTACCGTGCTAAGTACAATGAAGAACCTTCAACATTTGCAGCCTTGGCTTATGATTCAGTTCACCTTGTAGCAAACGCAGCAAAAGGTGCTAAAAACTCAGGTGAGATCAAGGATAACCTTGCTAAAACAAAAGACTTTGAAGGTGTAACTGGTCAAACAAGCTTCGATGCAGACCACAACACAGTGAAAACGGCTTACATGATGACCATGAACAATGGTAAAGTGGAAGCAGCAGAAGTTGTAAAACCATAA
- a CDS encoding branched-chain amino acid ABC transporter permease, protein MLQQLVNGLILGSVYALLALGYTMVYGIIKLINFAHGDIYMMGAFIGYFLINSFQMNFFLALIISMVGTALLGVVIEFLAYRPLRHSTRIAVLITAIGVSFLLEYGMVYLVGANTRAFPQAIQTVRYDLGPISLTNVQLMILAVSLLLMILLQVIVQKTKMGKAMRAVSVDSDAAQLMGINVNRTISFTFALGSALAGAAGVLIALYYNSLEPLMGVTPGLKSFVAAVLGGIGIIPGAALGGFVIGLLETFATAFGMSDFRDAIVYGILLLILIVRPAGILGKNVKEKV, encoded by the coding sequence ATGCTCCAACAACTTGTGAATGGTTTAATTCTGGGTAGTGTTTATGCACTTTTGGCTCTGGGTTACACCATGGTTTATGGAATTATCAAACTCATCAACTTCGCCCACGGTGATATTTATATGATGGGAGCCTTTATTGGTTACTTTTTGATTAATTCTTTCCAAATGAATTTCTTTTTAGCTTTGATTATTTCAATGGTAGGAACCGCACTACTTGGTGTTGTGATTGAATTTCTTGCCTACCGTCCTTTGCGACACTCTACACGTATTGCTGTATTGATTACTGCCATCGGAGTGTCTTTCCTACTGGAATACGGGATGGTTTACTTAGTCGGTGCCAATACTCGTGCCTTTCCTCAAGCCATTCAAACAGTTCGCTATGATTTGGGGCCAATCAGCTTGACAAACGTCCAGTTAATGATTTTAGCAGTTTCCTTACTCCTGATGATTTTATTGCAAGTGATTGTTCAAAAAACAAAAATGGGGAAAGCCATGCGTGCGGTATCAGTTGATAGTGACGCGGCTCAATTGATGGGAATCAACGTAAACCGTACTATCAGCTTTACATTTGCCTTGGGTTCAGCCCTTGCTGGAGCGGCAGGTGTTCTCATTGCCCTTTACTACAACTCTCTTGAACCTTTGATGGGTGTGACTCCAGGTCTAAAATCATTCGTTGCGGCCGTTCTTGGTGGTATCGGGATTATTCCTGGTGCAGCTCTAGGGGGATTTGTGATTGGCTTGTTGGAAACATTTGCAACTGCCTTCGGTATGTCTGATTTCCGTGATGCTATCGTATATGGAATCTTACTTTTGATTCTGATTGTTCGACCTGCAGGTATCCTTGGTAAGAATGTGAAAGAGAAGGTGTAA
- a CDS encoding branched-chain amino acid ABC transporter permease — translation MKTNLKVNILWLFLLLAGYGLISVLVSAGVLNLFHIQILEQIGINIILAVGLNLIVGFSGQFSLGHAGFMAIGAYAAAIIGSKSPTYGAFFEAMVLGALISGAVALLVGIPTLRLKGDYLAVATLGVSEIIRIFIINGGSLTNGAAGILGIPNFTNWQMVYLFVVITTIATLNFLRSPIGRSTLSVREDEIAAESVGVNTTKIKIIAFVFGAITASIAGSLQAGFIGSVVPKDYTFINSINVLIIVVFGGLGSITGTIVSAIVLGILNMLLQDVASVRMIIYALALVLVMIFRPGGLLGTWELSLSRFFKKSKKEGQN, via the coding sequence ATGAAGACAAATCTTAAAGTAAATATTCTCTGGTTATTCCTTCTGTTAGCGGGTTATGGGTTGATCAGTGTACTGGTTTCTGCTGGTGTTCTCAATCTATTCCATATCCAAATTTTAGAACAAATTGGGATTAATATCATCCTTGCAGTAGGTTTGAACCTAATTGTCGGTTTTTCAGGACAATTCTCACTTGGTCATGCAGGTTTTATGGCGATTGGAGCTTATGCAGCAGCGATTATTGGCTCAAAATCACCAACCTATGGTGCCTTCTTTGAAGCAATGGTCTTGGGTGCCTTGATTTCTGGTGCAGTAGCTTTGCTTGTTGGGATTCCAACTCTACGCTTGAAGGGGGACTATCTGGCTGTTGCAACACTAGGTGTTTCAGAAATCATTCGTATCTTTATCATTAATGGTGGAAGTTTGACCAACGGTGCCGCTGGTATCTTGGGTATTCCAAACTTTACCAACTGGCAAATGGTTTATCTATTTGTGGTGATCACAACTATTGCAACTCTCAACTTCTTACGCAGTCCAATCGGACGCTCTACTCTATCTGTTCGTGAGGATGAGATTGCTGCGGAGTCCGTTGGGGTAAACACTACAAAGATCAAGATTATCGCTTTTGTCTTTGGTGCTATTACAGCAAGTATTGCTGGCTCACTTCAGGCTGGTTTTATCGGATCTGTTGTGCCAAAAGATTACACCTTTATTAATTCCATCAACGTATTGATTATCGTTGTATTTGGTGGACTTGGTTCTATTACAGGTACCATCGTTTCAGCGATTGTTTTAGGAATTTTAAATATGCTCCTTCAAGATGTAGCTAGCGTACGTATGATCATCTACGCTTTGGCTCTTGTATTGGTGATGATTTTCAGACCAGGTGGACTTCTTGGGACATGGGAATTGAGTCTATCACGTTTCTTTAAAAAATCTAAGAAGGAGGGACAAAACTAA
- a CDS encoding ABC transporter ATP-binding protein has protein sequence MALLEVKQLTKHFGGLTAVGDVTLELNEGELVGLIGPNGAGKTTLFNLLTGVYEPSEGTVTLDGHLLNGKTPYKIASLGLSRTFQNIRLFKDLTVLENVLIAFSNHHKQHVLASFLRLPAFYKNEEELKNKALDLLKIFDLDGDADTLAKNLAYGQQRRLEIVRALATEPKILFLDEPAAGMNPQETAELTELIRRIKDEFKITIMLIEHDMNLVMEVTERIYVLEYGRLIAHGTPDEIKNNKRVIEAYLGGEA, from the coding sequence ATGGCATTACTTGAAGTTAAACAGTTAACCAAACATTTTGGCGGCCTAACAGCTGTTGGAGATGTCACTCTTGAATTGAACGAGGGAGAATTGGTTGGTCTGATTGGACCAAACGGGGCTGGTAAAACAACTCTTTTCAATCTCTTGACGGGTGTTTATGAACCAAGCGAAGGTACTGTGACACTAGATGGTCATCTCCTAAATGGGAAAACTCCTTATAAGATTGCTTCACTTGGACTCAGTCGTACTTTCCAAAATATTCGTTTGTTCAAGGATCTGACAGTTTTGGAAAATGTTTTGATTGCGTTTAGCAATCATCATAAACAACATGTCCTTGCGAGCTTTCTACGTCTACCCGCTTTCTATAAGAATGAGGAAGAATTAAAAAATAAAGCTTTGGACTTGCTTAAAATCTTTGATTTGGATGGTGACGCAGATACTCTTGCTAAGAATCTGGCCTATGGCCAACAACGTCGATTAGAAATCGTTCGTGCTCTGGCAACCGAACCTAAAATCCTCTTTTTGGATGAACCTGCAGCTGGGATGAATCCACAAGAAACAGCTGAATTGACAGAATTGATTCGCCGTATCAAAGACGAATTTAAAATTACCATCATGCTCATCGAACACGATATGAACTTGGTTATGGAAGTTACTGAGCGTATCTATGTTCTTGAATATGGTCGTTTGATTGCTCATGGTACTCCGGATGAGATCAAGAACAACAAACGCGTTATCGAAGCTTATCTAGGAGGTGAAGCCTAA
- a CDS encoding ABC transporter ATP-binding protein has translation MSMLKVENLSVHYGMIQAVRDVSFEVNEGEVVSLIGANGAGKTTILRTLSGLVRPSAGKIQFLGKEIQKIPAQKIVAGGLSQVPEGRHVFPGLTVMENLEMGAFLKKNREENQANLKKVFSRFPRLEERKNQDAATLSGGEQQMLAMGRALMSTPKLLLLDEPSMGLAPIFIQEIFDIIQDIQKQGTTVLLIEQNANKALAISDRGYVLETGKIVLSGTGKELAASDEVRKAYLGG, from the coding sequence ATGTCTATGTTAAAAGTTGAAAACCTCTCTGTGCATTACGGTATGATCCAAGCAGTTCGTGATGTAAGTTTCGAGGTTAATGAAGGTGAAGTTGTTTCCTTGATTGGTGCCAATGGTGCTGGTAAAACAACCATTCTTCGCACCCTTTCAGGTTTGGTTCGTCCAAGTGCTGGTAAAATTCAATTTTTAGGAAAAGAAATTCAAAAGATACCAGCGCAAAAAATCGTGGCAGGTGGCCTTTCACAAGTTCCTGAAGGACGCCATGTTTTTCCAGGATTGACTGTTATGGAAAACTTAGAAATGGGAGCCTTTTTAAAGAAAAATCGTGAAGAAAATCAAGCCAACTTGAAAAAAGTCTTTTCACGTTTCCCTCGTCTGGAAGAACGCAAAAACCAAGATGCGGCAACTCTTTCAGGTGGTGAACAGCAGATGCTGGCTATGGGACGCGCGCTCATGTCAACACCTAAGCTCCTTCTCTTGGATGAGCCGTCAATGGGACTTGCCCCGATCTTTATCCAAGAAATTTTTGATATCATCCAAGATATTCAGAAGCAAGGAACAACGGTTCTCCTAATTGAACAGAACGCTAACAAGGCCCTTGCTATCTCTGACCGAGGTTATGTACTTGAAACAGGAAAGATTGTCCTATCAGGAACAGGAAAAGAACTCGCAGCATCAGATGAAGTCAGAAAAGCATACCTAGGTGGCTAA
- a CDS encoding phosphotransferase: MLSEKQFKLLRFLLTHKDENFTQRQLAEQLDISLGAVNNLLKECKEKKWISEENHLTDLGEEALTPYQVKNAIIMAAGMSSRFAPLSYELPKGLLQVKGERLIEREIKQLQDVGIEDITVIVGYLQEKMFYLAEKFGVKIVVNNDYYKYNNCSSLMLVRDQISNTYICSSDNYFVENPFERYIYRGYYSTIFAEGDTDEYCAKEDSNHTIIDVQIGGTNTWAMVGHVYFDRAFSEKFVGILETEFKHEPYREQLWEDYYSRHVKELPLEARHYSADIVKEFDSLDELRQFDEHYLVNTNSEIIDNICKTLGCVASDIVNIKPLKDGLTNTSFSFDCLGKKYVYRHPGRGTENYIDRASEAASMEIAAKLKIDRTFVAMNKDEGWKISEFIPNAKQLDYDNWDHVAKAMDLLRRLHQSGEKTGHSFDQFEGIGDFRQKLKASNRFEFDGLEELDKNVSVLEKLLQEDQAKKVLCHGDSYSPNFLLNEAGEMSLIDWEYSGMGDPAGDLGTFIGCSNYTLEEAEKVLEIYLQEVPDKKTKRHYLAYVSVTSYYWFLWALFQESVGKPVGEFLYIWYRYTKQYGKLALDLYLEEN, translated from the coding sequence ATGCTATCAGAAAAACAATTTAAACTTTTACGTTTTTTGTTGACTCATAAAGACGAAAACTTTACGCAGAGACAATTGGCTGAACAGCTAGACATCTCTTTAGGGGCGGTGAATAACCTTCTCAAGGAATGTAAAGAAAAGAAGTGGATCAGTGAGGAAAATCATTTAACTGACCTAGGTGAGGAGGCTTTAACTCCGTATCAGGTGAAGAATGCCATTATCATGGCTGCTGGTATGAGTAGCCGCTTTGCTCCTCTGTCTTATGAGCTACCTAAAGGATTGCTTCAAGTCAAAGGTGAGCGTTTGATTGAGAGAGAAATCAAGCAATTGCAAGATGTTGGGATAGAGGACATTACAGTTATTGTAGGATATCTGCAAGAAAAAATGTTCTATCTAGCAGAAAAATTTGGTGTTAAAATCGTTGTGAATAATGATTACTATAAGTACAATAACTGCTCTTCTCTCATGCTAGTCAGAGACCAAATTTCTAACACTTACATTTGCTCGTCGGATAATTATTTTGTGGAAAATCCGTTTGAACGATATATTTACAGAGGTTATTATTCTACTATATTTGCAGAAGGGGACACAGACGAATACTGCGCTAAGGAAGACTCCAATCACACGATTATTGATGTTCAAATCGGTGGGACGAATACTTGGGCTATGGTGGGGCACGTTTATTTTGATCGCGCATTTAGTGAAAAATTCGTAGGCATTTTAGAAACTGAGTTTAAGCACGAACCATATCGCGAACAGCTCTGGGAAGATTATTATAGCCGTCACGTCAAGGAGCTTCCTTTGGAAGCTCGGCATTATTCAGCAGATATTGTTAAGGAGTTTGATTCACTAGATGAGTTGCGTCAGTTTGATGAACACTATTTGGTGAATACGAATTCGGAAATTATCGATAATATCTGTAAGACATTGGGATGTGTAGCTTCAGATATTGTCAATATCAAACCTCTAAAAGATGGTCTAACCAACACTTCGTTTTCATTTGACTGCCTAGGAAAGAAATATGTTTACCGTCATCCGGGTAGGGGGACTGAAAATTATATTGATCGTGCTAGTGAAGCGGCTTCCATGGAAATTGCTGCAAAATTAAAGATTGACCGTACTTTTGTCGCTATGAACAAGGATGAGGGCTGGAAAATTTCAGAATTTATCCCTAATGCCAAGCAACTAGATTATGATAATTGGGATCATGTGGCAAAAGCAATGGATCTCTTGAGACGCTTGCACCAATCTGGAGAAAAAACGGGACATTCCTTTGATCAATTTGAGGGAATTGGTGATTTTAGACAAAAATTAAAAGCCAGCAATCGTTTTGAATTTGATGGGCTTGAAGAGTTGGATAAGAATGTCTCAGTTCTCGAGAAGCTTCTACAAGAAGATCAAGCGAAAAAGGTTCTCTGCCATGGAGATTCTTATAGTCCGAATTTCTTGTTGAATGAAGCTGGAGAAATGAGCTTGATTGATTGGGAATATTCTGGTATGGGAGATCCAGCAGGAGATTTAGGAACCTTTATCGGGTGTTCAAATTATACATTGGAAGAAGCTGAAAAGGTGCTTGAAATCTATTTACAAGAAGTTCCAGACAAGAAAACCAAACGCCACTACTTGGCCTATGTATCAGTGACTTCATATTATTGGTTTTTGTGGGCCTTGTTCCAAGAAAGCGTTGGAAAACCAGTAGGTGAATTTCTTTATATCTGGTATCGTTATACCAAGCAGTATGGAAAACTTGCATTAGATTTATACTTAGAGGAGAATTGA